One window of the Anomaloglossus baeobatrachus isolate aAnoBae1 chromosome 12, aAnoBae1.hap1, whole genome shotgun sequence genome contains the following:
- the LOC142257573 gene encoding olfactory receptor-like protein OLF1, whose amino-acid sequence MGDSNQTSPGRFFLLGLSNVLYLQVICFIMFLIMYITALSGNILLILVVKMNSKLQTPMYFFLTNLSLIDISFSSNIVPIVLINTVSEDRSISLLGCAVQMYIHMWCGGTECILLAIMAYDRFVAICRPLHYQTIMSKTICACLASISWTVGLGNSLIHTMLTFQLPFCKFHVNHFFCEMPPFFQLSCKDTHTNETVMHVAGQIIIMCGFFLTIVSYVPIIFTIFKIRSSQGRQKAFSTCTSHLTVVSVYYGTIMFMYLKPRSTYSPEIGKIVSILYTVVTPMLNPIIYSMRNKDVKDTIKIKLFRQSNQGKIPSANT is encoded by the coding sequence TCTTTCTCCTTGGCCTGTCCAATGTTTTGTATCTCCAGGTCATCTGCTTTATTATGTTCCTGATAATGTACATAACAGCCTTGTCCGGGAATATTCTTCTGATCCTTGTGGTGAAAATGAACTCAAAACTGCAAACACCAATGTACTTCTTCTTGACTAATCTTTCCCTTATCGACATTTCTTTCTCCTCCAACATTGTGCCAATAGTTCTAATAAATACCGTATCCGAAGACAGGAGTATTTCTCTCTTGGGATGTGCAGTTCAAATGTATATCCATATGTGGTGTGGAGGCACCGAGTGCATCCTTCTTGCCATTATGGCCTATGATCGATTTGTGGCCATTTGTAGACCATTACACTACCAAACAATTATGAGCAAGACGATATGTGCTTGTTTGGCCTCCATATCTTGGACTGTAGGCTTAGGCAATTCCCTTATTCATACGATGCTCACTTTCCAACTACCCTTTTGCAAATTCCATGTCAACCACTTCTTCTGTGAGATGCCTCCTTTCTTTCAACTCTCATGCAAGGATACTCATACTAATGAAACAGTCATGCATGTTGCGGGACAGATAATTATTATGTGTGGTTTCTTCTTGACAATAGTGTCAtatgtccccatcatcttcaccatcTTCAAAATCCGTTCTTCCCAAGGAAGACAAAAAGCATTCTCTACATGCACCTCCCACCTCACTGTTGTGTCTGTGTACTATGGGACCATTATGTTCATGTACCTGAAACCTCGCTCCACCTACTCTCCTGAGATAGGCAAGATTGTGTCCATTCTATATACAGTGGTGACACCAATGCTGAATCCTATCATCTACAGCATGAGGAACAAGGACGTTAAAGACACTATCAAAATTAAACTTTTTAGGCAATCAAATCAAGGCAAGATACCTTCTGCAAATACTTAA